The following coding sequences are from one Triticum dicoccoides isolate Atlit2015 ecotype Zavitan chromosome 4A, WEW_v2.0, whole genome shotgun sequence window:
- the LOC119286654 gene encoding probable E3 ubiquitin-protein ligase RHY1A — MPITAKLFYYQRRRPPPPPIPETAEPRCIDSSAARRRVHPIRSAHHRPGYDVFGGSPRERGASSGSITEPTRNVLFSTRQSSNTSNDRLPDAVQQAKERLHQRLGSVDLFPGRRLTAPAVGTIWAGPDLPSECDTCSSEDGGLVNRTIRFNSNASLSGHKDKQVTAETFSNAAVVAPHDLRPVSKLGQEALQGTIDSDDDVESSVDCSICLEGCHGASGGLIQLRCKHIFHSACLEQWLQSRAGCPYCRAGVVLSYHGRSGLEY; from the exons ATGCCGATAACCGCTAAGCTCTTCTACtaccagcgccgccgcccgccgccgccaccgattcCGGAGACCGCCGAGCCCCGCTGCATcgactcctccgccgcccgccgccgggttcacCCCATTCGCTCCGCGCACCACAGGCCG GGCTATGATGTTTTTGGAGGAAGCCCGAGAGAGCGAGGGGCGTCTAGCGGAAGCATAACCGAACCAACAAGGAACGTGCTCTTCAGCACAAGACAAAGCAGCAACACATCAAATGACCGACTTCCTGATGCGGTTCAACAGGCCAAGGAGAGGCTTCATCAAAGGCTCGGAAGTGTCGACCTGTTTCCAGGGAGAAG GCTAACAGCACCAGCTGTAGGAACCATTTGGGCTGGACCTGATCTTCCTTCTGAATGTGATACCTGCTCATCAGAGGACGGCGGATTGGTTAACCGGACTATTCGCTTCAACTCCAACGCCTCCCTGTCAGGCCACAAAGATAAACAGGTCACAGCAGAGACGTTTAGCAACGCGGCGGTGGTAGCGCCACATGATCTGAGGCCTGTCTCCAAACTAGGACAAGAAGCTCTCCAAGGAACAATCGACAGTGACGACGACGTGGAGTCCTCAGTGGACTGTTCGATATGCCTTGAAGGATGCCATGGTGCATCAGGCGGGCTGATCCAGCTGCGCTGCAAGCACATCTTCCATTCGGCCTGCCTGGAGCAGTGGCTGCAGTCCCGCGCCGGTTGTCCGTACTGCAGGGCCGGCGTCGTGCTATCCTACCACGGAAGGAGTGGCCTGGAGTATTAG